The following coding sequences are from one Bernardetia sp. window:
- the gatC gene encoding Asp-tRNA(Asn)/Glu-tRNA(Gln) amidotransferase subunit GatC, with the protein MKVTVDKKLIEDISHLSRLEFSEEDKTAMADDLNEILDWVEQLDEIDTSDTEPLTHISTEINVMRNDEVKDVLPHDKALKNAPKKDSDYFRTPKVIE; encoded by the coding sequence GTGAAAGTTACAGTAGATAAAAAATTGATTGAAGATATTTCTCACCTTTCTCGCCTAGAGTTTTCAGAAGAAGACAAAACAGCAATGGCAGATGATTTGAATGAGATTTTAGATTGGGTAGAACAGCTAGACGAAATTGACACCTCAGATACAGAACCTCTTACACACATCTCTACTGAAATAAATGTAATGAGAAACGACGAAGTGAAAGACGTTTTGCCACACGACAAAGCCCTCAAAAATGCGCCAAAGAAAGATTCAGATTATTTCAGAACACCAAAAGTAATAGAGTAA
- a CDS encoding amidohydrolase produces MIKTRQQLHQIAELSGKEYKTASFVTDFLKKCNPTSIHTNIGNTGVIAIWESENFDATKNKTIAFRAELDALPIPEPNDFEYKSLHDGVSHKCGHDGHMTILLGVATYLRDNFEKVIKEQNKRVILLFQPAEETGEGALQMLEDEKMKNLDLKIDYFFALHNIPSYEKNLIVCRENTFAAASTGIIIEFEGLTSHAAEPQNGINPALAISELTTFLYFLSENTIKEKQNKDFVLVTVVDAILGETSRKSLDEIAFGVSPAKGRVCATLRSYLNEDLELLSKKTEQKAQELSKKYSLKLKISYTEKFAATTNTKESVRMIKKAAQNLELEYQDKKQPFSWSEDFGQFTERFEGAMFGLGSGKNTPELHHSNYDFPDEITQTGIDMFVELIENVE; encoded by the coding sequence ATGATAAAAACTCGCCAACAACTCCACCAAATTGCAGAACTCTCAGGCAAGGAATACAAAACAGCTAGTTTTGTAACTGATTTTTTAAAAAAATGTAATCCTACTTCTATTCATACAAATATTGGAAATACTGGAGTAATTGCGATTTGGGAAAGTGAGAATTTTGATGCAACTAAAAATAAAACGATTGCTTTTCGTGCTGAACTAGATGCACTTCCTATTCCAGAACCCAATGATTTTGAGTATAAATCTTTGCACGACGGAGTTTCACATAAATGTGGACACGATGGACACATGACAATTTTACTAGGTGTTGCTACGTATTTGAGAGATAATTTTGAAAAGGTTATAAAGGAACAAAACAAGCGAGTAATTTTACTTTTTCAGCCTGCCGAAGAAACAGGAGAAGGAGCTTTGCAGATGCTAGAGGACGAGAAAATGAAGAACTTAGATTTGAAGATTGATTATTTTTTTGCTTTGCATAATATTCCATCTTACGAAAAAAACTTAATCGTTTGCCGAGAAAATACGTTTGCAGCAGCTTCAACAGGAATTATCATAGAATTTGAAGGCTTGACTTCCCACGCAGCCGAACCTCAAAATGGAATTAACCCAGCATTAGCCATTAGTGAACTGACTACTTTTCTTTATTTTTTGTCAGAAAACACCATCAAAGAAAAACAGAATAAGGATTTTGTTTTAGTTACGGTTGTAGATGCTATTTTGGGAGAAACGTCAAGAAAATCATTAGATGAAATTGCTTTTGGTGTTTCGCCAGCCAAAGGTCGTGTTTGTGCTACTTTACGTAGTTATCTGAATGAAGATTTGGAACTTCTATCTAAGAAAACAGAGCAGAAAGCACAAGAATTGTCAAAAAAATATAGCTTGAAACTAAAAATTAGCTACACTGAAAAATTTGCAGCTACCACCAATACAAAAGAAAGCGTAAGAATGATAAAAAAGGCTGCTCAAAATTTAGAATTAGAATATCAAGACAAGAAGCAGCCTTTTAGTTGGTCGGAAGATTTCGGACAGTTTACAGAGCGTTTTGAAGGAGCAATGTTTGGACTAGGTTCAGGCAAAAATACACCAGAACTTCATCACTCCAATTATGATTTTCCAGACGAAATTACACAAACTGGAATAGATATGTTCGTTGAGTTAATTGAGAATGTGGAATAA
- a CDS encoding Uma2 family endonuclease → MQPQVKYPLNEKLTISEYLKLEQDNQQRYEYHDGYAYAMAGGTDNHNKITMNVSARIHLALLDKPCQIKNNDTKLWLELVNQYVYPDAMVFCQKPEQAPNLKDAFTNPVVIIEVLSKSTEGYDRGDKLRFYTQIPSLLHYVLIEQDKVQVDIYSRKNSTSLWDIRFLSDLKNNLELEISDIQTLSIPLSRIYDRVEFESNSNK, encoded by the coding sequence ATGCAACCACAAGTAAAATATCCACTAAACGAAAAACTGACTATATCAGAATATCTAAAATTAGAACAAGACAACCAGCAAAGATATGAATATCACGATGGTTATGCTTATGCAATGGCTGGAGGAACAGATAATCATAACAAAATTACAATGAATGTTTCTGCCAGAATTCATTTGGCATTGCTAGATAAACCTTGCCAAATCAAGAATAATGATACTAAACTTTGGCTAGAACTTGTCAACCAATATGTTTATCCAGATGCGATGGTTTTTTGTCAGAAGCCAGAACAAGCTCCAAACTTGAAAGATGCCTTTACTAATCCAGTCGTGATTATTGAAGTTCTCTCAAAATCTACAGAAGGATACGATAGAGGGGATAAACTGCGTTTTTACACACAAATTCCTTCACTTCTTCATTATGTTTTGATAGAACAAGATAAAGTACAAGTAGATATTTACTCAAGAAAAAACTCAACCTCACTTTGGGATATTCGTTTTCTTTCAGACTTGAAAAATAATCTTGAATTAGAAATTTCAGATATTCAAACGCTTTCTATTCCACTAAGTAGAATTTATGATAGAGTTGAATTTGAGAGCAATTCTAATAAGTGA
- a CDS encoding ATP-dependent helicase, with translation MIDFIKDLNEKQQLGVLKTEGACLLIAGAGSGKTRVLTYRIANLLQKGTSPWEILALTFTNKAAKEMRERIEGLVGTTARDLWMGTFHSMFARILRFDGDRLGYRQGFSIYDTDDSKSLIKNIVKEMGLDDKIYQAAGTFNRISSLKNALISPQEYNQNAELLAEDNLAKRPHFGKIYQTYAARCFGANAMDFDDLLFQTFRLFRDHKDVLHKYQHRFKYILIDEFQDTNIAQYKIIKKLAAVHLNICVVGDDAQSIYAFRGADIRNILNFERDYPDLEIIKLEQNYRSTKTIVEAANKIIKNNKNQIPKDVWTENIAGEKIELTRATSDQEEGRIIAGNIFETRAQKNASLNDFAILYRTNAQSRTMEEALRRLNIKYRIIGGLSFYQRKEIKDLLAYFRLAVNPEDEEALRRSINNPKRGIGNTTVLKVFLASRENNVPISKTVRHASAYLGKGRAGTSVEKFGELAKAFQIMASENDAYTAAKYIAQHSGIVKALFDDESLEGRARYENVQELLNATQEFVQNKISEATTEEPDVSLSLFLQEVALLTSVDQASEDEDAVTMMTIHAAKGLEFDYVYLVGMEEELFPSSRMIASLQDLEEERRLFYVAVTRAKERLTLSYALQRYRYGSFNSCEPSRFLFEIDQSLFNARSRSIQKNNPTHMTNFMRHRAEQNKKTDSNTSKPNSKLKPVSSVRNTPFVSSKTEDIVEGIRVEHPKFGFGTVKKIDSASSGKRAIIGFDTEGDKTLILSFAKLRVVNE, from the coding sequence ATGATAGACTTCATCAAAGATTTAAACGAAAAGCAGCAACTAGGCGTACTCAAAACAGAAGGAGCTTGTCTCTTAATTGCAGGAGCTGGCTCTGGCAAAACTCGTGTCTTGACTTACAGAATAGCCAATTTATTACAAAAAGGAACTTCGCCATGGGAAATTTTGGCTCTTACTTTTACCAATAAGGCAGCCAAAGAAATGCGTGAGCGAATTGAGGGATTGGTTGGCACAACAGCACGAGATTTGTGGATGGGAACGTTTCACTCTATGTTTGCTCGTATTTTGCGCTTTGATGGAGATAGATTAGGATACAGGCAAGGATTTAGCATTTATGATACTGACGATTCAAAATCTTTGATAAAAAATATTGTCAAGGAAATGGGATTAGATGACAAAATCTATCAAGCAGCAGGAACATTCAATCGAATTAGTAGCCTAAAAAATGCACTTATTTCTCCCCAAGAATACAATCAGAATGCAGAACTGTTAGCAGAAGACAACTTAGCCAAACGTCCACATTTTGGAAAGATTTATCAGACCTACGCAGCTCGCTGTTTTGGAGCCAATGCAATGGATTTTGATGACTTGCTTTTTCAAACCTTTAGGCTTTTCCGTGACCACAAAGATGTTCTGCACAAATACCAACATCGTTTCAAATATATTTTGATTGATGAGTTTCAAGATACAAACATTGCACAGTATAAAATCATTAAAAAATTAGCTGCTGTTCATCTCAATATTTGCGTAGTGGGCGACGATGCACAAAGTATTTATGCTTTTCGTGGAGCAGATATTCGAAATATCTTAAACTTTGAAAGAGATTATCCAGATTTGGAAATCATTAAGCTAGAGCAAAATTACCGTTCTACCAAAACCATTGTAGAAGCTGCTAACAAGATTATAAAAAATAACAAAAATCAAATTCCAAAAGACGTTTGGACGGAAAATATAGCAGGAGAAAAAATAGAATTAACAAGAGCTACATCAGACCAAGAAGAAGGACGCATCATTGCAGGAAATATTTTTGAAACTAGAGCGCAAAAAAATGCTAGTCTCAACGATTTTGCCATCCTTTATCGTACTAATGCACAATCTAGAACGATGGAGGAAGCCTTGCGCCGATTAAATATAAAATATAGAATTATTGGAGGTCTTTCATTCTACCAACGTAAAGAAATCAAGGATTTATTGGCTTATTTCCGTTTAGCAGTCAATCCAGAAGACGAAGAAGCTCTAAGACGTTCTATTAATAATCCAAAAAGAGGAATTGGAAATACAACCGTTTTGAAAGTCTTTTTAGCTTCAAGAGAAAACAATGTTCCGATTTCAAAAACAGTACGCCACGCATCAGCCTATTTAGGAAAAGGACGTGCAGGCACAAGCGTAGAAAAATTTGGAGAACTTGCCAAAGCCTTTCAAATTATGGCATCAGAAAACGATGCTTATACGGCTGCCAAATACATCGCCCAGCACTCAGGTATTGTAAAAGCCCTTTTCGATGATGAGAGTTTAGAGGGAAGAGCCAGATACGAAAACGTACAAGAACTTCTGAACGCTACCCAAGAGTTCGTACAAAATAAAATAAGCGAAGCCACTACGGAAGAACCCGATGTTTCACTCTCATTATTTTTACAAGAAGTTGCACTGCTCACTTCTGTCGACCAAGCCAGCGAAGACGAAGATGCCGTTACGATGATGACTATTCATGCAGCCAAAGGACTGGAGTTTGATTATGTCTATTTAGTAGGAATGGAGGAAGAACTTTTCCCTTCCTCAAGAATGATTGCTTCATTGCAGGATTTAGAGGAAGAACGTCGTCTGTTTTATGTGGCTGTTACTCGTGCAAAGGAACGCCTTACGCTTTCGTATGCCTTGCAGCGTTATCGTTATGGCAGTTTCAATTCGTGTGAACCATCTCGTTTTTTGTTTGAGATAGACCAAAGTCTGTTTAATGCTCGTTCTCGCTCTATTCAAAAAAATAATCCTACTCACATGACCAATTTTATGCGTCATCGTGCAGAGCAAAATAAAAAGACGGATTCTAATACAAGTAAACCCAATAGCAAACTAAAACCTGTCAGTTCGGTAAGAAATACACCTTTTGTGTCTAGCAAAACAGAAGATATTGTAGAAGGCATCAGGGTGGAGCATCCAAAATTTGGCTTCGGAACAGTCAAGAAGATTGATTCTGCTTCAAGTGGAAAACGTGCCATCATCGGTTTTGATACAGAAGGAGACAAAACACTTATTTTGAGCTTTGCAAAACTTAGAGTGGTGAATGAATAA